The uncultured Desulfuromonas sp. genome has a segment encoding these proteins:
- a CDS encoding cation acetate symporter gives MIGTQEPLAVALFLCVVAVGIGLSAQLVRRTSSPSEYFVAGGSIHWTVNGLAFIGDYLSAASFLGVGGLIATVGYDGFLYSIGFLAGWAFALLMVAEPFRRFGRVTFTDVIDARFRSRGVRLTAAVSTLVICLCYMIPQMVGVGTLVTPLLGIPYYLGILLIGAVVTIIVATSGMASTTYVQCLKGVALLTVSSWLAFAVLERGLIELPPPSGDELLAERDHGSFNLPDGLVLEPGWSVSGAWQAGFLPVVDVDGRRSLWQIDSATATQAVLVRSHYAVGQDDNLVVDGISPPPPIPVSVGRLAQRSSQCDAPSLNPISFLRCFSDSELYLWTRHTFVEQDQLVTAYQRERKTGHEVLSTGGLFDLPSKNWTSRLDFISLMVALLCGTAALPHILIRYYTVGNHSAARKSTVLAIGGICLFYCACLIMSLGAMSGQAVNLLDSNMTIPLLARTLGTAAFAVVTAVAFAAVLGSVSGLIIAASGAVAHDLMDCFMGITMNSKEKVVVGRMSAFVVGCGAIYFGLIFEGMNVSYLAGLTFALAAAANLPALLMALFWSKTTGKAVVCSMLTGLFGSIVLILLSPEMYVRYGRPAADAPFALNNPALVMIPLSLLVLILVSRRYPEPRSV, from the coding sequence ATGATTGGCACTCAGGAGCCGCTGGCGGTCGCGTTGTTTCTCTGTGTTGTGGCGGTCGGTATCGGCCTGTCGGCCCAGTTGGTCCGACGGACCTCCTCTCCGTCGGAGTACTTTGTCGCCGGTGGCTCTATTCATTGGACCGTCAACGGCCTGGCGTTTATTGGTGACTATCTTTCCGCGGCCTCTTTTTTGGGCGTCGGCGGCCTGATTGCTACGGTTGGCTACGACGGCTTTCTCTATTCGATCGGCTTTCTTGCCGGGTGGGCTTTTGCCTTACTGATGGTGGCTGAGCCTTTTCGTCGCTTTGGCCGGGTGACGTTCACTGATGTGATTGATGCCCGGTTTCGCTCGCGCGGCGTTCGTTTAACCGCTGCCGTGAGCACTCTGGTCATCTGTCTGTGCTACATGATTCCGCAGATGGTTGGCGTCGGCACCCTGGTCACCCCACTACTGGGCATTCCCTATTATCTGGGGATACTGTTGATCGGTGCCGTGGTGACAATCATTGTCGCCACCTCGGGAATGGCTTCGACAACCTATGTGCAATGCCTCAAAGGGGTCGCTCTGCTGACGGTCTCTTCGTGGCTGGCTTTTGCCGTCCTCGAGCGGGGCCTGATTGAGTTGCCTCCACCCTCCGGCGATGAGCTGCTGGCCGAGCGTGATCATGGAAGCTTTAACCTGCCGGACGGATTGGTACTGGAACCCGGCTGGAGTGTTTCCGGGGCCTGGCAGGCCGGTTTTTTGCCTGTTGTCGACGTGGATGGTCGGCGCAGCCTGTGGCAAATCGATTCCGCGACAGCAACTCAGGCTGTTCTGGTGCGCAGTCATTATGCCGTTGGACAGGACGATAACCTGGTCGTCGACGGCATAAGTCCTCCGCCGCCGATTCCTGTTTCCGTCGGGCGTCTGGCGCAACGCTCCAGCCAGTGTGACGCGCCTTCTTTGAATCCGATCTCTTTTCTGCGTTGTTTTTCCGACAGCGAACTTTATTTGTGGACCCGGCATACCTTTGTTGAGCAGGATCAACTGGTCACTGCCTATCAACGTGAACGCAAAACCGGTCACGAAGTGTTGAGTACCGGTGGGCTTTTTGATTTACCCAGCAAAAACTGGACGTCACGGCTTGATTTTATTTCGTTGATGGTGGCCTTGCTCTGCGGTACGGCGGCATTGCCGCACATTCTGATCCGTTATTATACGGTGGGCAATCATAGCGCGGCCCGCAAGTCAACCGTGCTGGCCATTGGCGGCATCTGCCTGTTTTACTGTGCCTGTCTGATCATGAGCCTTGGCGCCATGTCAGGCCAGGCGGTCAATCTGCTCGACAGCAATATGACCATCCCGCTGTTGGCCAGAACGCTTGGAACAGCGGCTTTTGCCGTCGTGACAGCCGTGGCTTTTGCCGCCGTTCTCGGCAGTGTCAGTGGCCTGATTATCGCGGCATCCGGAGCTGTCGCCCATGATTTGATGGATTGTTTCATGGGCATCACCATGAACTCCAAGGAAAAAGTGGTGGTGGGGCGCATGTCGGCATTTGTCGTCGGTTGTGGCGCAATCTACTTCGGGCTGATCTTCGAGGGCATGAATGTTTCCTATCTGGCCGGTTTGACATTTGCTCTGGCTGCCGCGGCGAATCTGCCGGCATTGCTGATGGCCTTGTTCTGGTCCAAGACCACGGGGAAAGCCGTCGTCTGTTCCATGTTGACGGGGCTGTTTGGTTCCATTGTTCTGATTCTGCTCTCTCCGGAGATGTATGTCCGTTATGGCCGTCCCGCCGCTGATGCACCCTTTGCTCTCAACAACCCGGCATTGGTCATGATCCCGTTGTCTCTCTTGGTCCTGATCCTGGTTTCCAGACGTTATCCTGAACCGCGTTCCGTCTGA
- a CDS encoding VC_2705 family sodium/solute symporter, protein MKKMMHWGLSLFFVLMSTNAFAVTDLNPEGKFKVIPAILMIALLLLFILVGVFSKAQNTEDYWAAGRGVGQIGGGMAIASNWMSAASYLGMAGLIYLKGYFAISYVLGWTGGYVLLLVLMAGQVRRYGKYTAPDFVGDRYYSTTARLISALIVITISFVYAVGQYKGIGMMFNWIFGINYQTSVVVGTGVVLAYVLISGMLGATKNMQVQYVVIVITFFLPLFFIASKLGYFSAVPQIGYGAAVYDIGHGGNGIVAAAADPSYYLPFAKYTAYHWFALCITLMLGTAGLPHVIGRFYVVPRVSDARWQVVWGLFCIALVYWTAPAYAAFAKFSNLLGTTGTTITPDAIVVNAAELAGLPEWFAGFLAAGGVSAAFSTVGGLLMAGSSAFAHDIYFRVLNPNASEDSKMKIARVGTVILGVSIIIVALNPPALIAQITAVAFALGANTFFPLFLLGLWWSRTTKEAAIIGMIVGLVVTFGSMLIPKTSILAYYVPFTSSAIVGVPAVLITMIVVSLMTPEPSQEIKELLYKVHNDE, encoded by the coding sequence ATGAAAAAAATGATGCATTGGGGCTTGTCCCTGTTCTTTGTGCTGATGTCGACCAACGCGTTTGCGGTGACCGACCTCAACCCGGAAGGTAAGTTTAAAGTCATTCCCGCGATCCTGATGATCGCCCTGCTCTTGCTGTTCATTCTCGTCGGTGTTTTTTCCAAGGCGCAGAATACAGAGGATTACTGGGCGGCGGGTCGTGGCGTCGGTCAGATCGGTGGTGGTATGGCGATCGCATCCAACTGGATGTCAGCCGCATCCTACCTCGGTATGGCCGGTCTGATCTATCTCAAAGGCTATTTTGCCATTTCCTACGTACTCGGCTGGACCGGTGGTTACGTTCTGTTGCTGGTGCTGATGGCCGGTCAGGTACGGCGCTACGGCAAGTACACGGCGCCTGACTTCGTCGGTGACCGTTACTACTCCACCACCGCGCGTCTGATCTCGGCTTTGATCGTTATCACGATTTCCTTCGTGTATGCGGTTGGTCAGTACAAAGGTATCGGTATGATGTTCAACTGGATCTTTGGTATTAATTACCAGACATCAGTTGTCGTCGGTACCGGTGTTGTTCTGGCCTACGTTCTGATCTCCGGTATGCTCGGTGCGACCAAGAACATGCAGGTTCAATACGTGGTTATCGTTATCACCTTCTTCCTGCCGCTGTTCTTTATCGCCTCGAAGCTGGGTTACTTCTCCGCAGTACCGCAAATCGGTTATGGTGCCGCTGTTTATGACATCGGTCACGGTGGTAACGGCATTGTCGCAGCCGCTGCGGATCCGAGCTACTATCTGCCGTTCGCCAAATACACGGCGTATCACTGGTTCGCACTGTGTATCACTCTGATGCTTGGTACCGCTGGTCTGCCCCACGTTATCGGCCGCTTCTACGTGGTACCCCGTGTTAGTGATGCTCGCTGGCAGGTTGTTTGGGGTCTGTTCTGCATCGCCCTGGTTTACTGGACGGCTCCGGCTTACGCCGCATTCGCCAAGTTCTCCAACCTGCTCGGTACCACCGGCACGACCATCACGCCTGATGCCATCGTTGTTAACGCGGCTGAGCTGGCGGGTCTGCCTGAGTGGTTCGCCGGATTCCTGGCTGCCGGTGGTGTATCCGCTGCGTTCTCCACCGTTGGTGGTCTGTTGATGGCTGGTTCCTCGGCTTTCGCTCACGATATCTACTTCCGTGTGCTGAACCCGAATGCCAGTGAAGACAGCAAGATGAAGATTGCCCGCGTCGGCACCGTTATCCTCGGCGTCTCCATCATCATCGTGGCACTGAATCCGCCGGCATTGATCGCCCAGATTACCGCGGTGGCCTTCGCCCTCGGTGCCAATACGTTCTTCCCGCTGTTCCTGCTCGGTCTGTGGTGGAGTCGTACCACGAAGGAAGCGGCGATTATCGGTATGATCGTTGGTCTGGTGGTCACGTTCGGTTCGATGCTGATTCCCAAAACATCGATTCTGGCCTACTACGTTCCGTTTACGTCCAGCGCGATCGTCGGTGTGCCGGCAGTCCTCATCACCATGATCGTGGTTTCCCTGATGACTCCTGAGCCTTCTCAGGAGATCAAGGAACTGCTCTACAAGGTTCATAACGACGAGTAA
- a CDS encoding serine protein kinase PrkA: protein MATRRKPSALLQHVASVKSGERRFENAFQGVARMILEAGVEKVVVNGKTTYDFPIFRTGAKHTIGMYDEINSFVSFVKDASEGGSSKEMAFVLVGEPGNGKTFFVENLCAQYRQFLSRPENRKYTFKFVGLDKLGSYGQIHEIESQTYEDPMVLAMNLFEGRDESMEFLAKQGRLADAELESYYENYRPMGACSGYIWNNIRNYTGGDINAMLEFVEILPVPLVESLGTVTGKYAAKDKITSSAVDLLGEESIQRLLHISDTNNPYRFDLRRGALARVAGGGIHFSDEIYKNKKDLVQVYLGVIQNRVIEMDGYKWPIDSLIVATSNNSEFNRFLSEKEEAPIIDRCRICYVSHNTSYKMQEQLTDYAIGGERKTTLMREQLHQDPNLNYAASVAVVLTRLPRTEKLTMIETMKLAAGEVAGEKSIKTLAEVIDTLNQEPDITRRFGQKGLGQRNLGRAMQLLMESSETNEGQCMFAYDVFKTLERVILDYVSDAGDRAKYLEDLKIAQGLYRERIMTEMFNAYMDEPHAIRTDVMSYVNMVIGIDAENLGPDKMWKYRDPQTGELKALKIDQRYVQSIEERLGLKTAEQRESFRTSIRKIYGQKITLDPGYDFMDNLELVKAVTDVRLKSDIAGAGSLIGALANRTNEDNQKLYDRMVDTMFNKLNYCKTCAQKTIEYFCTQQDER, encoded by the coding sequence ATGGCAACGAGAAGGAAACCATCTGCACTGTTGCAACATGTCGCAAGTGTGAAATCCGGTGAACGCCGCTTCGAAAATGCCTTTCAGGGCGTCGCCCGGATGATACTGGAGGCGGGCGTCGAAAAAGTGGTGGTCAACGGCAAGACCACCTACGATTTCCCCATTTTCCGCACCGGTGCCAAACACACCATCGGCATGTATGACGAAATCAACAGCTTTGTTTCCTTTGTCAAGGATGCTTCGGAAGGTGGTTCCTCCAAGGAGATGGCTTTTGTGCTGGTCGGCGAACCAGGCAATGGTAAGACGTTTTTTGTTGAAAACCTCTGTGCGCAGTACCGCCAGTTTCTCAGTCGACCGGAAAACCGCAAGTACACGTTTAAGTTCGTCGGTCTCGACAAGCTGGGCAGCTACGGTCAGATTCATGAGATTGAGTCGCAGACCTATGAAGACCCGATGGTGCTGGCCATGAACCTGTTTGAAGGCCGTGATGAAAGCATGGAGTTCCTCGCCAAACAGGGCAGACTGGCGGACGCTGAGCTGGAAAGCTATTACGAAAACTATCGCCCCATGGGAGCGTGCAGCGGTTATATCTGGAACAATATCCGCAACTATACCGGCGGCGATATCAACGCCATGCTCGAATTTGTTGAGATCCTGCCGGTGCCGCTGGTGGAAAGTCTCGGCACCGTCACCGGCAAATACGCCGCTAAGGACAAAATCACCTCATCCGCCGTGGATTTGCTCGGCGAAGAGTCGATTCAACGGCTGTTGCACATCAGTGACACCAACAATCCCTACCGTTTTGACCTGCGCCGTGGTGCCCTGGCCCGGGTGGCCGGCGGCGGCATCCACTTTAGTGACGAGATTTACAAAAACAAAAAAGACCTCGTCCAGGTCTATCTCGGTGTCATTCAGAACCGCGTCATTGAGATGGATGGCTACAAGTGGCCCATCGACAGCCTGATCGTTGCCACCAGCAACAACTCGGAGTTCAACCGCTTTTTGTCCGAGAAGGAAGAGGCACCGATCATCGACCGCTGCCGCATCTGCTATGTGTCGCACAACACCAGCTACAAAATGCAGGAGCAGTTGACCGATTATGCCATCGGCGGTGAGCGTAAAACCACGCTGATGCGCGAGCAGCTTCATCAGGATCCCAACCTCAACTATGCCGCCTCCGTGGCGGTTGTCTTGACCCGTCTGCCGCGCACCGAGAAGCTGACCATGATCGAAACCATGAAGCTGGCTGCCGGTGAAGTGGCCGGGGAGAAGAGCATCAAAACCCTGGCCGAGGTGATCGACACCCTGAATCAGGAACCGGATATCACCCGCCGTTTTGGCCAGAAAGGGTTGGGTCAGCGTAATCTCGGTCGCGCCATGCAGTTGCTCATGGAAAGTTCCGAGACCAACGAAGGCCAGTGCATGTTTGCTTACGACGTGTTCAAGACCCTCGAACGGGTGATTCTCGATTATGTTTCCGATGCCGGAGACCGCGCCAAGTATCTCGAAGATCTTAAGATCGCCCAGGGCTTGTACCGTGAACGGATCATGACCGAAATGTTCAATGCCTATATGGATGAACCGCACGCCATCCGTACCGACGTGATGAGTTACGTCAACATGGTGATCGGCATCGACGCCGAAAACCTTGGCCCGGACAAGATGTGGAAGTACCGCGATCCGCAGACCGGTGAATTGAAAGCGCTGAAGATCGATCAGCGCTATGTGCAGAGTATTGAAGAGCGGCTTGGCTTGAAAACGGCCGAGCAGCGTGAATCGTTCCGCACCTCGATCCGAAAGATTTACGGCCAGAAAATCACCCTCGATCCGGGCTATGACTTTATGGACAATCTTGAGCTGGTCAAGGCGGTCACGGATGTGCGCCTCAAGTCGGACATTGCCGGTGCCGGCAGCCTGATCGGTGCGCTGGCCAATCGGACCAATGAAGATAATCAGAAGCTCTATGATCGCATGGTCGATACCATGTTCAACAAGCTTAACTACTGTAAAACCTGTGCTCAAAAAACCATTGAGTATTTCTGCACTCAGCAGGATGAGCGCTGA
- a CDS encoding DUF4212 domain-containing protein, whose product MNKDININFFKPVGDFMKKDVAMKKKLLIIWFVATYGFLFLLKLVADPGKTVELTLNTGEKITQVSGVSFLTETQFLGFPFHYWYSGQFLIALFIFLCYVYCKFIDKLESEYDK is encoded by the coding sequence ATGAATAAAGATATCAACATCAATTTCTTTAAGCCCGTCGGCGATTTTATGAAAAAAGACGTGGCGATGAAAAAGAAGCTGCTTATCATCTGGTTTGTAGCGACTTACGGTTTTCTCTTTCTTTTGAAGCTTGTTGCCGATCCCGGCAAAACGGTTGAGCTGACACTGAACACCGGTGAAAAAATCACCCAGGTGTCCGGGGTGAGTTTCCTGACCGAAACGCAGTTCCTCGGCTTCCCGTTCCACTACTGGTACTCCGGGCAGTTCCTTATCGCACTGTTTATTTTCCTGTGCTACGTGTACTGCAAGTTTATCGACAAGCTTGAGTCCGAATACGACAAATAA